The following are from one region of the Vitis riparia cultivar Riparia Gloire de Montpellier isolate 1030 chromosome 14, EGFV_Vit.rip_1.0, whole genome shotgun sequence genome:
- the LOC117929826 gene encoding uncharacterized protein LOC117929826 gives MDWSHLQMQECPSFNSYSSGRLADVAAKVGEEECASDDRRVDEDNFEFTFVSTGEVLRETQIGPVFPVFNRDLLVEDGEAKTLRFPLKKLFMEERDGMSSSSSDADELEGIPEGTYCVWQPKKVPETPGRCKKSSSTGSASKRWRFRDLLRRSNSEGKDSFVFLTPSKREEKAEITDKSDHSKETRNSVHAKTNVAGKAKPKVISGEKASPHEIFYMKNRAMKEGDKRQSFLPYRRDLVGFFANVSRMNKSFPL, from the coding sequence ATGGATTGGAGCCATCTTCAAATGCAGGAATGCCCTAGCTTCAACAGTTACTCGTCCGGTAGGCTTGCCGACGTGGCGGCCAAGGTGGGCGAAGAGGAGTGTGCGAGTGACGATCGGAGAGTTGATGAGGATAATTTCGAGTTCACTTTCGTTTCGACGGGTGAGGTGTTGCGTGAAACTCAGATCGGGCCGGTTTTCCCGGTTTTCAACCGCGACCTTTTGGTGGAGGATGGTGAGGCGAAGACTCTGAGGTTTCCGCTGAAGAAATTGTTCATGGAGGAGCGGGATGGTATGTCTTCCTCGTCGTCGGACGCGGACGAGTTGGAGGGAATTCCGGAGGGAACGTACTGTGTCTGGCAGCCGAAGAAGGTGCCGGAGACGCCGGGAAGGTGTAAGAAGAGCAGTTCGACTGGATCGGCGTCGAAGCGGTGGAGGTTCCGAGATTTACTCCGGCGAAGTAACAGCGAGGGTAAGGATTCCTTCGTGTTCCTCACTCCTTccaaaagagaagagaaggcgGAAATAACTGACAAATCTGATCACTCGAAGGAAACGAGGAACTCCGTCCACGCGAAGACCAACGTCGCCGGAAAAGCAAAGCCTAAGGTAATCTCCGGCGAAAAAGCGTCACCTCACGAAATATTCTACATGAAGAATCGAGCCATGAAGGAAGGAGATAAGAGACAGTCATTTCTGCCGTACAGGCGAGATCTAGTAGGCTTTTTCGCTAATGTGAGCCGGATGAACAAGAGCTTTCCACTCTAA